One Panicum virgatum strain AP13 chromosome 9K, P.virgatum_v5, whole genome shotgun sequence genomic region harbors:
- the LOC120652784 gene encoding uncharacterized protein LOC120652784, with translation MSWLRSAVHRAVEASGGRSSLLTRTVRTSLDTVVHHAGQAVVGGARLIIGSRNYKSVKVTAKRLEEEALSYKGAERAQLLRRWLVALKENQRAAAALLREPQFGDDRDQAAPLLDLYVDYESGGELMNFFHVFLYSHALECVVLSMILGAPTDEEVSLLSEIFGMCLSGGKDVHNALLSSVKDLARLISSYDDEVLAKRDELLQFAQSAVSGLKINAEIARLDNEISQLQQQINSMDALRATSNSNRNRTSQTTTEGFKKAVAEVRVCSRMEELILKKKSIHPGDSMETHFEKVDKLKILSESLSNSSAKTEKRIMENRLQKEESLIFRVTKTNEVSGIEKELVAEISGLEEQRDKLEAELKKVNTKLKAATVKLKKTREERDQFDEASNQIVLHLKTKEDELSRSLASCKVEASTVSAWISFLEDTWKLQSLFEELKEKQANEELDRCGVCFAKLIKHHVSACLEELSTSIDRIKTFVDNLKIFGDRSMSGEDGANSSSKQSNPRKYLEEEYLQTEKKVVAAFSLVDSIRAVYSSNQEYYKTSLCRREEPEVKNLFDTTDKLRVEFESVPRPVLQIEIKEQEEKAKRSRSLKVSRSPGHSRSDSPIAPQLRTRLPSESESELAKFDPEYKADEISGWEFDDLEDEPRPGFQ, from the exons ATGTCGTGGCTCCGCAGCGCGGTGCACCGCGCCgtggaggcgagcggcggccgcagCTCCCTCCTCACCCGCACCGTCCGCACCTCCCTCGACACCGTCGTCCACCACGCCGGCCAGGCcgtcgtgggcggcgccagGCTCATCATC GGGAGCCGGAACTACAAGAGCGTCAAGGTGACGGCCAagaggctggaggaggaggcgctctCCTACAAAGGGGCGGAGCGGGCGCAGCTGCTGCGCCGGTGGCTCGTCGCGCTCAAGGAGAAccagcgcgcggccgcggcgttgCTGCGGGAGCCGCAATTTGGGGACGATCGGGACCAGGCAGCGCCCCTGCTG GATCTGTACGTGGATTACGAGAGCGGTGGGGAGCTGATGAACTTTTTCCATGTCTTCCTCTACAGCCATGCGCTCGAGTGTGTTGTTCTCTCCATG ATTCTGGGAGCCCCAACTGATGAAGAAGTTTCATTGCTCTCAGAAATTTTCGG AATGTGCCTTTCAGGAGGGAAGGATGTGCACAATGCACTCCTGAGTAGTGTAAAGGACCTGGCAAGGTTAATCTCAAGTTATGATGATGAAGTGCTG GCAAAACGTGATGAGCTGCTTCAGTTTGCTCAGAGTGCGGTCTCAGGGCTAaagataaatgctgaaattgcaag GTTAGATAATGAAATTTCACAGTTGCAACAGCAGATAAATTCAATGGATGCTCTCCGAGCTACTTCAAACAGCAATCGGAATAGAACATCTCAGACGACCACTGAG GGTTTCAAAAAGGCAGTTGCTGAGGTCCGTGTTTGCTCTAGAATGGAAGAACTTATATTGAAAAAGAAATCAATACATCCTGGTGACTCAATGGAGACTCATTTTGAGAAG GTTGACAAACTGAAGATTTTGTCTGAATCTCTTTCAAATTCATCTGCAAAAACAGAAAAGCGTATAATGGAAAACAG ACTACAGAAGGAAGAATCTCTTATCTTCCGGGTTACCAAAACAAATGAAGTCAGTGGAATAGAAAAG GAACTAGTTGCTGAAATCTCTGGACTTGAGGAGCAAAGGGATAAACTTGAGGCAGAACTGAAGAAG GTGAATACTAAATTGAAAGCGGCTACAGTGAAGcttaaaaaaactagagaggaGAGAGACCAATTTGATGAAGCCAGCAATCAGATTGTGTTACACCTCAAAACAAAG GAAGATGAACTCTCAAGATCCCTCGCTTCATGCAAAGTAGAAGCAAGCACTGTCAGTGCGTGGATCAGCTTTTTGGAAGATACATGGAAATTGCAGTCCTTATTTGAAGAGCTAAAAGAAAAACAGGCCAA TGAAGAATTGGATAGATGTGGAGTCTGCTTTGCGAAATTGATTAAACATCATGTTTCTGCATGCCTG GAAGAGCTGAGCACTTCTATTGATCGTATCAAAACCTTTGTCGATAACTTGAAAATATTCGGTGACAG ATCGATGTCAGGAGAGGATGGAGCTAATAGTTCGTCTAAGCAATCAAACCCACGTAAATACCTGGAGGAAGAATATCTCCAAACAGAGAAAAAG GTTGTGGCTGCATTCAGTTTGGTTGATAGTATACGAGCAGTTTATTCTTCTAACCAGGAGTACTACAAGACGAG TTTGTGCAGGCGAGAGGAGCCTGAGGTCAAAAATCTATTCGACACCACCGACAAGCTGCGCGTTGAGTTCGAATCCGTGCCACGCCCAGTGCTTCAGATCGAGATCAaagaacaggaagagaaagCAAAGCGATCCCGTTCCTTGAAGGTTTCCCGGTCCCCGGGCCATTCGAGAAGCGATTCCCCGATCGCGCCTCAGCTGAGGACACGGCTGCCATCGGAGTCCGAGTCGGAGCTGGCCAAGTTCGATCCGGAATACAAGGCCGACGAGATCAGCGGGTGGGAGTTCGACGACCTCGAAGACGAGCCAAGACCTGGCTTCCAATAA
- the LOC120652782 gene encoding receptor-like protein kinase HERK 1, giving the protein MLLLRMSEELMVLPRSFSRRVLGMLLRAVVALSALLAAASAAVVPADSYLVLCGTAASATVGRRTFVGDATLPASALSAPQSAAANASAGAANDSSGEAELYRYARIFPAPSTYTFAIKKPGRHFVRLHFLPFRYQSGDLAADARFSVSVQGVPLTEGAYAPANGTATVRELSVNVAGGTLAIAFTPAGKVAFVNAIEVVSHPDDLYGDTAPTVNPLGQYNGLSAQALETIHRINMGTPKITPSNDTLWRTWLPDGTFLVDRTVAEPKNVPPTTLQRTPGFATLEAAPDMVYATATELNKTLMSSTINAQFNMTWRFPATPGWPYLLRLHFCDIISKAANELAFNVYIGGWSVLSNYEITNKDTFGSLAVPLYKDFVLRAEDATGNITVSVGPAMVDNVDPDGLLNGLEIMRMVGSTGGGGGDPSSRSRSKKIISGIVAGAAGAAVTVVMAVAFLVRRVRRRKKPEKKPSSTWAAFSASALGSRSFSKSSSGGTRNNTVTLGQSAGAGYRFPFAALQEATGGFDEGMVIGVGGFGKVYKGTLRDDTRVAVKRGNRRSQQGLNEFRTEIELLSRLRHRHLVSLIGYCDERGEMILVYEYMARGTLRSHLYDSELPPLSWKQRLEVSIGAARGLHYLHTGSGAKAIIHRDVKSANILLDDNFMAKVADFGLSKIGPELDKTHVSTAVKGSFGYLDPEYFRRQMLTDKSDVYSFGVVLLEVLCARPVIDPTLPHDMVNLAEWATKRLKNGELDSIVDQRIAGTIRPESLKKFADTAEKCLAEYGVERPAMGDVLWCLEYALQLQLQEASPDSSATDDTKLVPGIAPPKYQRNLSTASDGSAATMSANLGDLDGMSMRRVFSKMIKSEEGR; this is encoded by the coding sequence ATGCTTCTGCTGCGAATGAGCGAGGAGCTGATGGTTCTGCCGCGATCCTTCTCGCGCCGCGTTCTTGGCATGCTCCTGCGGGCCGTCGTCGCGCTGtccgcgctgctcgccgccgcgagcGCCGCGGTCGTCCCGGCGGACAGCTACCTCGTCCTctgcgggacggcggcgagcgccacCGTCGGCCGGCGGACGTTCGTCGGGGACGCCACCCTGCCGGCCTCGGCGCTCTCGGCGCCGCAGAGCGCCGCGGCCAACGCGTCGGCGGGAGCGGCCAACGACTCCTCCGGCGAGGCGGAGCTGTACCGGTACGCGCGCATCTTCCCGGCGCCGTCCACGTACACGTTCGCGATCAAGAAGCCCGGGCGCcacttcgtgcgcctccacttCCTCCCCTTCCGGTACCAGTCGGGGGACCTCGCCGCGGATGCCAGGTTCAGCGTGTCCGTGCAGGGCGTGCCGCTCACCGAGGGGGCGTACGCGCCCGCCAACGGCACGGCCACGGTCAGGGAGCTCTCGGTGAACGTCGCCGGCGGCACGCTGGCGATCGCGTTCACGCCGGCGGGCAAGGTGGCGTTCGTCAACGCCATCGAGGTCGTGTCGCACCCCGACGACCTCTACGGCGACACGGCGCCGACGGTGAACCCCCTGGGCCAGTACAACGGGCTGTCCGCGCAGGCGCTGGAGACGATCCACAGGATCAACATGGGCACGCCCAAGATCACGCCCAGCAACGACACGCTGTGGAGGACCTGGCTTCCCGACGGGACCTTCCTGGTCGACCGCACCGTCGCGGAGCCAAAGAACGTGCCGCCCACGACGCTCCAGCGCACGCCGGGCTTCGCCACCCTGGAGGCGGCGCCGGACATGGTGTACGCGACGGCGACGGAGCTGAACAAGACCCTGATGAGCAGCACCATAAACGCGCAGTTCAACATGACGTGGAGATTCCCAGCCACGCCGGGGTGGCCGTACCTGCTCCGCCTCCACTTCTGCGACATCATCAGCAAGGCGGCGAACGAATTGGCATTCAACGTGTACATCGGCGGGTGGTCCGTGCTCTCCAACTACGAGATCACCAACAAGGACACCTTCGGATCTCTGGCCGTGCCGCTGTACAAGGATTTCGTGCTGCGCGCCGAGGACGCGACGGGCAATATCACCGTGAGCGTCGGGCCGGCGATGGTGGACAACGTGGATCCGGACGGCCTCCTCAACGGCCTCGAGATCATGAGAATGGTCGggagcacgggcggcggcggcggcgacccctcGTCGCGGAGCCGTTCGAAGAAAATCATCTCTGGAAtcgtcgccggcgcggccggcgcggcggtcaCGGTGGTGATGGCCGTCGCGTTCCTTGTCCGCAGGGTGCGGCGAAGGAAGAAGCCGGAGAAGAAACCGTCGAGCACCTGGGCCGCGTTCTCTGCGAGCGCGCTGGGCTCCCGCAGCTTCAgcaagagcagcagcggcggcaccaGGAACAACACGGTGACGCTCGGGcagagcgccggcgccgggtacCGGTTCCCCTTCGCGGCGCTGCAGGAGGCGACGGGCGGGTTCGACGAGGGCATGGTCATCGGCGTCGGCGGGTTCGGGAAGGTGTACAAGGGCACGCTGCGGGACGACACGCGGGTGGCCGTGAAGCGCGGCAACCGGCGGTCGCAGCAGGGGCTCAACGAGTTCCGCACGGAGATCGAGCTGCTCTCCCGgctgcgccaccgccacctggTGTCGCTCATCGGCTACTGCGACGAGCGCGGCGAGATGATCCTGGTGTACGAGTACATGGCCAGGGGCACGCTCCGGAGCCACCTCTACGACTCGGAGCTGCCGCCCCTGTCGTGGAAGCAGAGGCTCGAGGTCAGCATCGGCGCCGCCAGGGGCCTGCACTACCTCCACACGGGCTCGGGGGCCAAGGCGATCATCCACCGGGACGTCAAGTCGGCCAACATCCTCCTCGACGACAACTTCATGGCCAAGGTCGCCGACTTCGGGCTGTCCAAGATCGGGCCGGAGCTGGACAAGACTCACGTCAGCACCGCCGTCAAGGGCAGCTTCGGGTACCTCGATCCGGAGTACTTCCGCCGGCAGATGCTGACGGACAAGTCCGACGTCTACTCCTTCGGCGTCGTCCTGCTCGAGGTGCTCTGCGCCCGCCCGGTGATCGACCCCACGCTCCCCCACGACATGGTGAACCTCGCGGAGTGGGCCACCAAGCGGCTCAAGAACGGCGAGCTCGACAGCATCGTCGACCAGCGGATCGCCGGGACGATACGGccggagtcgctcaagaagttcGCGGACACCGCGGAGAAGTGCCTCGCCGAGTACGGCGTGGAGCGGCCCGCCATGGGGGACGTGCTCTGGTGCCTCGAGTAcgcgctgcagctgcagctgcaggaggCGTCGCCGGACAGCTCCGCCACGGACGACACGAAGCTCGTTCCCGGGATTGCGCCGCCCAAGTACCAGCGCAACCTGTCGACAGCCAGCGATGGGTCTGCCGCCACCATGTCCGCGAACTTGGGGGACCTCGATGGCATGTCCATGAGGAGAGTTTTCTCAAAGATGATCAAGAGCGAGGAGGGTAGGTAA